The Candidatus Deferrimicrobiaceae bacterium sequence GAAGGTAGCGGGGCCCATCCCGCTGCCGACCCAGATCGAGCGGTTTACGGTCAACCGTTCACCGCACGTTGACAAGAAAAGCCGCGAGCAGTTCGAGATTCGGACGCACAAGCGTCTCCTGGATATTCATGAGCCGCCGGCCGCGACGATCGATGCGCTGATGAAACTCGACCTGCCTGCCGGGGTCGAAGTCGAAATCAAGCTTTAACGATCGACAGGAATAACGTAAACAAACGAACGAACGAATCCATAAGGTGCTAACAATGACGACCGGTATTTTGGGTAAAAAACTGGGCATGACGCAGGTATTCGACACCGAGGGGAAGATGATTCCCGTCACAGTGATCGAAGCCGGACCTTGCACGGTCATCCAGAAGAAAACCGTCCAGAACGACGGGTATGAAGCCATTCAGATCGGTTTCCAGTCGAAGAAGGCCCAGAAGGTCAACAAGGCCGACCTGGGGCACTTCCGCACGGCGGGAAAGGGTGCTTTCGCCATTCTGCAGGAAGTAGAGATTCCTGATCCCTCCATTGAAGTTGGAGCCGAGATCAAGGTCGACATTTTCAAGGAAGGCGATTTCGTAGATGTTTCCGGGCAGAGCAAGGGGCGCGGTTTCACGGGCGTCATGAAGCGGTGGAATTTTCGCGGTGGTCGTGCGACGCACGGCTCGATGTTCCATCGCGCGCCTGGGTCGATCGGCGCCTCTGCCTATCCGTCGAGAGTCATCAAGAATATGAAGATGGCGGGGCATTACGGAAACGAAAAGACCACCACCCTCAACCTCAAAGTCGTCGCCGTCCAGCCTGAGAAGAACCTGCTGCTCGTTCGGGGCGCTGTTCCCGGCTCCAAGAACGGCATGGTTTTCGTCCGGCACGCAGTGAAGAAGGCAAACTAAGGAGCGCATGATGGCATCCCTGGAAATGGTCGATAAGGACCGGCAGGTGAAGGAGTCGGTAGAATTGCCGGAGGCGATCTTCGGAACCGAGGTAAAAAACCACCTTCTTCATCACGTCGTGATAGCCCAGCTGGCTGCACGCCGTGCCGGCACAGCTTCAACGAAGACCCGGAAAGATATCACAGGCGGCGGCAAGAAGCCGTTTCGACAGAAGGGAACCGGCCGCGCGCGTCAAGGCACGTCGCGGTCTCCCATTATGCGGGGAGGCGGTACCGTTTTCGGTCCTCACCCGCGCAGCTACGAGATCAAGGTCAACAAGAAAGAAATGAAGGCGGCACTGCGTTGCGCCCTGACCGACAAGCTTCGGGAAAACAAACTCTTCCTGGTCGACTCGCTCGAGATCGAGACGCCTCGCACCAAGGATTTCCTCAAGGTTGCGGCAGCGCTCGGTCTCAACGATGCGCTTCTAGTCACCGAGGGCTTTCCTGAAAACCTTTATCTCGGAGTTCGGAATCTTCATGATTACAAGGTACTTCCGGTAGATGGTCTCAACGTTTACGATATCCTTTCCTACGACCAGCTGGTCCTGACCAAGCCGGCGTACGATCAAATCATCGAGGTGTTGGGGTAATGAATCATACCGATGTCATCAAGCGGCCCCTGATCACCGAGAAGGCCACGTTCATGAAAGAAGTCGGCAACGCGGTTGCATTCGAAGTCGATCGCCGGGCCAACAAAAACGTGATCCAGGAAGCAGTCGAAAAGCTTTTCAATGTGAAAGTGGTTGAAGTCCGGACCATGGTTGTCCCCGGAAAGACGAAGCGTCGCGGCCGCGTCGAAGGCCGCCGCCCGAGCTGGAAGAAGGCTGTCGTGACCCTCAAAGAGGGCGACACGATCGAATTTTTCGAAGGCGTATGACGGAATAGAAGGCAAGGAGAGCGATCATGGGTATCCGCAAATATAAACCGACTTCCCCGGGCGTGCGCCAGAAGTCCGTCCTGACCAACGAAGAACTGACCAAGAAGGCGCCCGAAAAGGCGTTGACCGTCAGCCTCAACCAGACGGGTGGTCGCAACAACCACGGTCACACCACGTCCTGGCTGCAGGGCGGGGGGCACAAGCGCAAGTACCGGATCATCGATTTCAAGCGTACCAAAGCCGACGTCCCTGCCAAGGTGGCGGCGATCGAATACGATCCCAACCGCTCCGCGCGTATTGCCCTGCTGCATTACGCCGACGGGGAGAAACGGTACATCCTTTGGCCGGTCGGACTTGCGGTCGGAGACACGGTGGTGGCCGGAAGCACGGCAGACATCAAGCCTGGCAATGCGCTTCCGATCCGAAATATCCCTGTCGGCACCCTGGTTCACAACGTTGAGCTGAAAGTCGGAAAGGGCGGTCAGATCGCCCGGTCCGCCGGCTCCGTCGTCCAGATCCTGGCGAAGGAAGGTCAGTACGCGCACCTTCGCCTCGCTTCCGGTGAAGTTCGCCTCGTCTTCATCGACTGCATGGCGACCATTGGACAGGTCGGCAATCTCGATCACGAAAAGGTATCCCTCGGCAAGGCGGGCCGCAATCGCTGGCTGGGTGTCCGTCCCTCTGTTCGCGGCGTAGCGATGAACCCTGTCGATCATCCCTTGGGCGGCGGTGAGGGACGTTCTTCGGGTGGCCGTCACCCCTGCACACCCTGGGGAAAACCGACCAAGGGTCACAAGACCCGCAAGAACCCGTCCACCGACCGCTACATCGTCAAGCGTCGCAGCAAGTAACGGACTAAGGAGTATACAAGTGGGACGTTCGATTAAGAAGGGACCGTACATCGAAGAAGGCCTTCAGCGGAAGGTGACCAAGGCGATTGCGACGGGCGACAAAAAGGTGATCAAGACTTGGTCGCGTCGCTCCACCATCACGCCTGAAATGGTCGGTTACACTTTCGCCGTCCACAACGGCCGCAAGTTCATGCCGGTGTTCGTGACCGAGAACATGGTCGGTCACAAGATGGGCGAATTCTCCCCGACCAGGACCTTCCATGGCCACTCGGGCGATCGCAAAGCCAAGGTCAAGAAGTAAGGGTCTTACGCCCCGACATAAGGGAGACACATCGATATGGAAGCCAAGGCAACACTTAAATTCACGCGGATCGCGCCCAGGAAGGCACGCCTGGTCGTCGATCTGATTCGCGGCAAGAAGCTTTCCGAGGCGCAGGCCATCTTGAAACTCGCCAAGAAGGCGTCCGCCGTGACCATCAAAAAGGTTCTCGACTCGGCTGTGGCCAACGCCGGCCAGACTGGGGTCATCGACGTCGACACCCTGTTCATCAAGCAGGCTTTCGTCGACGGAGGCGCCTCCTTGAAGCGATTCCGTCCCGCACCCATGGGGCGGGCGCACAAGTACAAGCGGCGTACGAGTCACATCACCATCGTCGTGGACGAAGCCTGATATAAAGGCATACGTTAAGGGAGGCGGCTTTTGGGACAGAAGACACATCCGTTCGGCTTTCGTCTTGGGGTTATCAAGACGTGGCGTTCCCGCTGGTACTCCGAAAAGGAGTACGCGCAGTACCTGCATGAGGACCTTCGGATCCGGAAGTTCGTGAAGGATCGTCTCATCCATGCAGGCGTTTCTTCCGTAGAGATCGAACGGAAGGCGAGCCGGGTCCACGTCATCATCTATACCGCCCGTCCCGGGATCGTGATCGGGAAGAAGGGCGCAGAGATCGAAAATCTCAAGAAGGACCTGAAGAAGTATTCGTCCAAAGAGGTTTCGGTCACGATTCAAGAGATTCGCCGGCCGGAAACCGACGCCCAACTGACCGCTGAAAACGTGGCCATGCAGCTCGAGCGGCGAATCGCTTTCCGCAGGGCAATGAAGAAGACGGTGCTCTCCTCCATGAAGCTCGGGGCGAAAGGGATCAAGATCCAGGTCTCCGGCCGACTCGGCGGCGCCGAGATGTCCAGGACCGAATGGTATCGCGAGGGACGTGTTCCTCTTCATACGCTGCGGGCCGATATCGACTACGGCTTTGCCCAGGCGAAGACCACATACGGCATCATCGGTGTGAAGGTCTGGATCTACAAGGGTGAAGTGCTGCCGATGGCGGCCTCCGTCTCCGCCTCGAAATCCGAATAGGAGCAGATAGATGCTTTCGCCAAAGAGAGTCAAATATCGGAAGATGATGAAGGGGCGGCGGGCCGGCAACGCCAACTCAGGGAATGCGTTGAATTTCGGCGATTTCGGGGTCAAGGCGCTTGAAGCCGGCTGGCTGACTGCGCGTCAGATCGAGGCGGCCCGAATCGCGATGACGCGCTTCATCAAGCGTGGCGGAAAGATCTGGATCCGGGTGTTCCCCGACAAACCGATCACGCGGAAAGCTGCCGAAACCCGTATGGGCAAAGGCAAGGGCAACCCCGAAGAATGGGTCTGCGTCATCAAGCCCGGGCGCGTTCTTTACGAGATCGAAGGGGTTGATGAAGCCACGGCGCGCGAGGCACTTCGTCTGGCGTCCCACAAGCTCCCGATCCAGACGAAGTTCCTGTCGAGGGAGGAGTAGATAGACATGAAAGCGAAAGAACTTCGCGAGTTGGCGGTTGAAGAACTTCGCCAGAAAGAACAGCAGCTTAGAGATGAAATCTTCCGCTTGAAGATGAAGCGTTCGGCGAACGCCCTCGATAACCGGATGCTTATCCGGAACCGTCGGCGTGACCTGGCCAGGGTTGCCACATTCCTGGGTCAGAAGGCCGAAAAGAAGGCGGAATAATATGGGAACGGAGAACGCAATGGAACCGCGCGGGATCAGAAAATCGAAAGTCGGCCTGGTGGTGAGCGACAAGATGGACAAGACCGTCGTGGTCCGCGTCGAACGCCTGGTTCCCCACCCGGTTTACAAGAAGTATGTCAAGAAACGCACGACTTACAAGGCACACGACGAAAAGAACGAATACAGCATCGGCGATCGGGTCGAGATCATCGAGACCCGCCCGATCAGCAAAGGTAAACGCTGGCGGGTGGCGCGATTGATCGAACGTCCCGCCGTCCGGTAGTAAAAATCAACAGCGGAGCAATTTTGCCATGATTCAAATGCAGACAATGCTCGATGCGGCTGACAATTCAGGGGCCAAGCGCCTCTGTTGCATCAAGGTTCTGGGCGGCAGCAAGCGCCGTTATGCCTCGGTCGGAGATATCATCGTGGTCAGCGTCAAGGAGGCCATCCCCCACGGCAAGGTCAAGAAGGGGGATGTTTACAAGGCCGTCGTTGTGCGCACCACCAAGGAGACCGGCCGGAACGACGGAAGCTATCTTCGGTTCGACCAGAATTCCGCCGTGCTGATCAACCCTCAGGGAGAGCCTGTCGGGACCCGTATCTTCGGACCGGTTGCGCGCGAACTTCGCGGCAAGAAGTTCATGAAGATCATCTCGCTTGCCCCTGAAGTGCTGTAGCCCGGAAAAGGAAAGGGATACCGATGTCCGAAATGACGACGACACAGATCCACAAGAACGATATCGTGAAGATCACGGCCGGCAAGGAAAAAGGCAAGGTTGGCCGCGTTCTCAAGGTCGATCGCGAGAAGATGAAGGTCTTCATCGAGAAGATCAACATGGTCAAGCGCCACACGAAGGCAGGGAAGACCAATCCCCAGGGCGGGATCATCGAAAAGGAAGCTCCGCTAGCTTATTCGAACGTGCTGATCATGTGCGACAAGTGCAACAAGCCCACCCGGATCAAGATGGTGGTCGAACCGAACGGGGACAAGCACCGGGCCTGCAAGCGGTGCGGTGATCCGCTCGAGACGAAGAAAAAATAAATATCCGCTCGGTTGCGGATAGGGGTGACAGGAAATGCCGAGACTGCAAGATTATTACAAGTCCGATGTCGTGCCCAAGCTCAAGGACAAATTCGGCTACAAGAACCCGATGGAGGTTCCCAAAGTCGAGAAGGTCATCGTCAACATGGGGCTGGGCGAGGCGCTCGAGAACGTCAAGATCATCGATTCGGCTGTCCAGGAGATCGGCATCATTACCGGGCAGAAGCCGATCGTTACGAAGGCGCGCAAGGCCATCTCCAACTTCAAACTTCGTGAGGGCGTGCCCATCGGTGTCAAGGTAACGCTTCGGCGCGACCGGATGTTCTTCTTCCTCGACAAGCTGATGGGGATCGCACTTCCTCGTGTCCGGGACTTCAAGGGCGTTTCTCCCAACGGGTTCGATGGGCGCGGCAACTACACCCTCGGCGTCAAGGAACAGATCATCTTTCCCGAGATCGATTACGACAAGATCGACAAGATCAAGGGCATGAACATAACGATCGTTACCTCTGCTCGCACCGATGAAGAGGGCCTGGAACTTCTCCGGCTCCTCGGCATGCCTTTCAGGGCCTAGAAGGAACAAGGAGGAGGACAGGAGTTGGCTAAGAAATCTTTGATCGCCAAGTGCAATCGGACGCCCAAGTTTTCAGTCCGGAAATATAACCGCTGCGTGCGCTGCGGGAGGCCCCGGGCCTTTTACCGCAAGTTTCAGCTGTGCCGCATCTGTCTCAGGCAGTTGGCGCTGAATGGGGAACTTCCCGGCGTCATCAAGGCCAGCTGGTAGGAGGAATCGATGCCCATTAATGACCATATTTCGAATCTGATCGCGCGAGTACGCAACGCACAGGTTGCGCGCTTCGACCAACTTGAGCTTCCTTCGACCAAGGTCCTCGAGAATATCGCCCAGATCCTCAAAGAGGAAGGTTTTATCAAGAATTATCGGGTCGCCTCCGACGGGAAGCAGCCGGTGCTCCGGATCTTCCTGAAGATCGTCCCCGATAACGGGTACGCCATCAAGGGGTTCAAGCGGACGAGCAAGCTCAGCCGCCGGGTTTATGTCGGCAAGGACCACATCCCGGTCGTCAAGAGCGGCTTCGGCATCTCGATCATCACGACGTCTCGCGGAGTCATGACGGGCGAGAAGGCACGGAAGATGGCCATCGGCGGCGAGTTGCTCTGCGAAGTCTGGTAGGCCGGTCGTCAGGTTCATAACTGGAGGAAGAAGATGTCTAGAATCGGTAAGATGCCGATCGCGATCCCTGCCGGGGTCAAAGTGTCGGTCGCAGACGGAATCGTGACTGTCACCGGGAAGAACGAGACGCTTTCCTGCGCCGTCCCCGAGCAGATCCAGATCACGATCGCCGAAGGCAGCGCCGTCGTATCCATAGCCACTCCCGAAGCCGGCAACCTTTACGGCATGTTCCGTACGATTCTCGCGAACATGGTCAAAGGCGTGACCGAAGGGTTCACGAAAGTCCTCGAGATTGTCGGCGTCGGATACAAAGCCGAAGCCAAGCCGGGAGCGCTTCACCTTGCATTGGGGTACTCCCACCCCGTGGTGTTTCCGCTCCCCACCGGGATCAAGGCCGAAGTCGAGGCGAACACGGTCATCAAGGTCAGCGGCGTCAACAAGGAACTTGTCGGCGAAACTGCCGCCAGGATTCGCCGCCTCCGGGCGCCCGATGTTTACAAGAACAAGGGGATCCGTTACCGGGGCGAACGCCTCATCAAGAAGGTCGGCAAGGCGGGCGGGAAATAACAACCGGTCACACCCGTAATTCCAAACGACGGAGTTTTTCGAGCCATGAGCCAGAACAATAAGCGTGAAGAATCAAGACTCAAGAGGAAAGTCCGGATCCGAAAGAACATCTTCGGGACTGAGGAGCGTCCGCGCCTCTCCATCTTCCGGAGCGCCAAGCACATCTATGCCCAACTGGTCATCGACGCAACCGGATCGACTGTCGCGGCTGCTTCGACACTGAGCCCGGAGCTCAAGGATTCGATCGCCGACGTCGAGAAGAGCGAGGCGGCCAAGAAGGTCGGCGAGCTGATCGGCAAGAAGGCGCTCGCAGCGAACATCAAGAAAGTCGTATTCGACCGGAACGGCTTCCTTTACCACGGCCGCGTGAAAGCGCTCGCTGAAGGCGCGCGCGAATCCGGACTCGAATTTTAAAAGATCTCAATCCGCATTAGGAATCGGGACAGGGAGGACGGTTTGAAGATAGTCAATCCTGAAGGTCTGGATCTCAAGGACCGGGTAGTTCACATCAGTCGCGTTGCCAAGGTCGTCAAGGGCGGCAGGCGTTTTTCGTTCAGTGCGGTCGTCGTCATCGGCGACGGTCTCGGTCACGTGGGTACCGGGCTCGGGAAAGCCAATGAAGTTCCCGACGCCATCCGCAAGGCCGTCCAGAACGCACGTCGCGTCCTCATCAAGGTTCCCCTCGTCAACGGAACGCTTCCCTACGAGGTGATCGGAGAATTCGGGGCAAGCCGGGTGATCATGCGGCCCGCCTCGCCCGGTACCGGCGTCATCGCGGGGGGGGGTGTCCGTGCGGTCATCGAATCGGCGGGAATCTCCAACATCCTGACCAAGTCGTTGGGCAGCAACAATCCCCACAACCTGGTCAAGGCTGCGATCAACGGGCTTTCGCAACTTCAGACGCCCGAACAAGTTCTTGCGATCCGCGGACCTCGTGAAGAGGAGGCGACCGCATGAGCGAGTTTCTCAAGATCACGCTCGTTCGTGGGCTGAGCGGTCACACCGAGCATCAACGAAAGGTGGTCAAAGGCCTTGGGTTGACCAAAGTCAACCGTGCCGTTGTTCGCCAAAATACCCCTGAAATTCGGGGGATGGTCGAAAAAGTGAAATTCCTGCTTCACGTAGAGGAAACGGGAGACGCAAAATGAAACTTTCCGATCTGCGCCCCGCGGATGGGGCCAAGACTGCAAAGAAGCGCGTCGGGCGCGGCAAGGGGTCCGGGCTCGGGAAGACCGCGGGTAAAGGACACAAGGGCTTGAAGGCTCGGAGCGGCGGCGGAGTCAAGCCGGGCTACGAAGGCGGCCAGATGCCGATGCAGCGCCGGTTGCCCAAACGCGGCTTCACAAACATCTTCCGCAAGGAATACGCGATCATCCAGGTCAAGGACCTCAACGTTTTCGAGGCCGGCACCGTGGTCGATGCCGAGTTGATCTGCGCCTGTGGTCTCGTCAAGGACTTCAAGAACGGCATCAAGCTGCTTGCGAACGGCGAGTTGACCCGCCCGTTGACCGTCAAGGTCGATAAAGCCAGCAAGGCTGCCTCCGATAAGGTGACTGCCGCCGGCGGAACCCTGGAGGTCGTCACCCCTTGTTGAACGGTTTCCAGAACATTACCCGGGTGCCGGAGCTCAAGCGTCGGCTTATCGTCACCGGGCTTCTGCTGATCGTTTATCGGATCGGTATCCACGTGCCGACTCCAGGCATCGACACCGCTGCGCTTGCCTCCGTGTTCGCCAATCAGGCCGGCACGTTGTTCGGCATGATAGACATGTTCTCGGGCGGCGCTTTGAGCCGTTTTTCGATTTTCACGCTCGGGATCATGCCTTACATCAGCTCCTCGATCATCCTGCAGTTGCTGACCGTCGTCATCCCGCAACTTGAGAAGCTTTCCAAGGAAGGGGATCTCGGCCGCAAGAAGATCACGCAATATACCCGTTACGGCACCGTCGTTCTTTCGATCATCCAGGGATTCGGCATCGCCGTGGGACTCGAAAGCGTCGCCGCCGGGGCAGGATCGGTGGTTTTCAACCCTGGTTGGAGCTTTCGGATCATGACGGTTCTGACATTAACATCCGGGACGGCCTTCCTGATGTGGCTGGGCGAGCAGATTACCGAGCGGGGCATCGGCAACGGCATTTCGCTGATCATCTTCGCCGGTATCGTGGCGCGATTCCCGAGCGGCCTGATCCGGACAGTCACGCTGGTTCGCACGGGCGAGATGAACCTGTTCGCCGGCTTGTTCCTGCTGGCGCTGATGATCGTCGTCGTTGGCGCGATCATCTATTTCGAGCGGGCGCATCGCCGTATTCCCGTCCAGTACGCACGACGGATCGTCGGGCGGAAGGTTTACGGCGGTCAGAGCACCCATCTTCCCCTCAAGGTCAATACTGCCGGCGTCATCCCCCCGATCTTCGCATCCTCCATCCTGTTGTTTCCCGCGACGATCGCCAATTTCGCGAAGAACCCGGTGACCCAGAAGATCTCCCAACTGATGACGCCGGGGAATTTCGTCTACGAATTGCTATACGTCGCCTTCATCATCTTTTTCTGCTACTTCTACACGGCAGTCTCGTTCAACCCTGTTGACGTCGCTGACAACATGAAAAAGTACGGCGGATTCGTACCCGGAATTCGCCCGGGGAAGAAGACGGCCGAGTACATCGATCGCATCCTGACCCGGATAACCTTGGGCGGCGCCATCTACCTTTGCGTGATCTGCGTGCTCCCGAGCATCCTGATCGCCCGCTTCAACGTCCCGTTCTATTTCGGTGGAACCGGTTTGCTGATCGTCGTAGGCGTTGCGATGGACACGATACAGCAGATCGAATCGCACCTGATCACTCGGCATTATGAGGGCTTCCTGAAAAAGGGGCAAATGAAGGGACGAAGGGGGTAGTTTCCCGATGAAGGGAGTCATACTCTTAGGGCCTCCCGGTGCAGGGAAGGGGACCCAAGCCAAACGGATCTCGTCCGATTTCAGGATCCCGCAGGTTTCCACGGGGGACATGCTTCGCGAGGCCGTGAAAGTCGGGACTCCGATGGGACTGATGGCCAAGGGGTTCATGGACACCGGCGGACTGGTCCCCGATGAGGTCGTCGTCGGGATCGTCAAGGATCGCCTCTCGGCGGAGGATTGCCGGGAAGGGTTCATCCTGGACGGATTTCCCCGGACGATTCCGCAAGCCGAAGCGCTCCAGGCCGCCACGGCCGAACTCGGGAAATCGATCGACCTGGTTCTCTCGCTCGAGGTCGACGAAAACGATTTGATGACTCGTCTTTGCGGCAGAAGGACTTGCAATAAATGTGGATCGATGTATCATGTCACGTTTAACCCTTCACGGATCGAAGGTAAATGCGACCAGTGCGGCGGCGACCTGATCCAGCGCGATGACGATCGCGAGGAGACCATCAAGTCGCGGCTGGTCAATTACAAGCGGTCGACCCAACCGCTGATCAATTTTTATCAAGCCGGCGGTAAGCTTCGGAATGTCAAGGCCACGGGCGATATCGACGCGATCTATGCGGAAATTGCCGGATTGATCCGGTCTTTATGATTATTCTAAAGTCGCCACGAGAAATCGAGGCGCTTCGTCGTGCAGGCGGATTTGTTGGCAGGTTCTTTGAGGAAGTAAAGCCATTGATTCGGGCCGGAAGCACAACCATGGACCTTGAGGAGTGCGCTGCGGCCTATCTAGAGCGCCAAGGGGTCAAGGGAGCATTCAAGGGATACATGGGCTATCCTGCAAACTTGTGCACCTCCGTAAACGAGCGGGTCGTTCACGGTATTCCCTCCCGAAAGCAGGTATTGCATGAGGGAGACCTCATCAGTATCGATTTCGGCGTCATGGCCAATGGATTCTGCGGCGACTCCGCGAAGACCTTTCCGGTCGGAAAGATCGCGGAAGTCCATGCCCGGCTGATATCCGTCACCGAGGCCTCTCTCCACAAGGGGATCGAGGCATGCCGGGTCGGAAACAGGCTGGGGGACATGTCGCACGCGATCCAGGAATTCGTCGAGGCCGCCGGTTTTTCCGTGGTCAGGGACTTTGTAGGGCACGGAATCGGGCGGAAGATGCACGAGGAGCCGCAGGTCCCCAATTTCGGCACTCCCGGCACAGGGCCAAAGTTCGTCGCCGGCATGGTGTTGGCCATAGAGCCGATGGTCAATGAGGGAAGCTGGGGCGTCGAGGTCCTCGCGGACGGATGGACCGTCATGACCCGCGACCGGAAACGGTCGGCCCATTTCGAGCATGTGGTCGCCATCACACCGGAAGGCCCCGAAATACTGACCCTCCCCTGAAGGGGCGGCGGCAAGGGAGAGAGCTGGAAGAATGGCGAAGGAAGAAGCCATTGAGCTGGAAGGCACCGTCATCGAGCCCCTTCCCAACGCGATGTTTCGCGTTGAACTGGAAAACAAGATGAAGGTGCTTGCCCATATCTCCGGCAAGATGCGGATGCACTTTATCAAGATTCTTCCCGGGGACCGCGTTACGGTTCAGTTGACACCGTACGATTTGTCCAGGGGCCGGATCGTTTACAGATCGAAATAAAGGGGACTAGAGATGAAGGTCAGGCCATCGGTTCGCAAGGTCTGCGCGAAGTGCAAGGTCATCCGCAGAAAAGGTGTCGTTCGGGTTATTTGCGAAAATCCAAAACACAAGCAGCGCCAGGGATAGCCTGAAAAGGCGCCTTGGGAAAGCAAGGAGGCACGTTTGGCACGTATAGCCGGAGTCGACATACCGAAGGTGAAGAAAATATCGGTCGCGCTGACCTATATTTACGGGATCGGACCGACCTCAGCCACGAAGATTCTTGAGGAAGCGCGTGTCCCCGCCGATACCAGGACCAGCGCTCTGACCGAAGATCAGGTTGCTCGCATCCGCGATGTCATCGACGGCAACTACAGGGTCGAGGGTGACCTTCGCAAAGAAATCTCGATGAACATCAA is a genomic window containing:
- the rpsJ gene encoding 30S ribosomal protein S10, with amino-acid sequence MDHQKIRIRLKAFDYKLLDKATGEIVEKAKQTGAKVAGPIPLPTQIERFTVNRSPHVDKKSREQFEIRTHKRLLDIHEPPAATIDALMKLDLPAGVEVEIKL
- the rplC gene encoding 50S ribosomal protein L3, giving the protein MTTGILGKKLGMTQVFDTEGKMIPVTVIEAGPCTVIQKKTVQNDGYEAIQIGFQSKKAQKVNKADLGHFRTAGKGAFAILQEVEIPDPSIEVGAEIKVDIFKEGDFVDVSGQSKGRGFTGVMKRWNFRGGRATHGSMFHRAPGSIGASAYPSRVIKNMKMAGHYGNEKTTTLNLKVVAVQPEKNLLLVRGAVPGSKNGMVFVRHAVKKAN
- the rplD gene encoding 50S ribosomal protein L4, encoding MMASLEMVDKDRQVKESVELPEAIFGTEVKNHLLHHVVIAQLAARRAGTASTKTRKDITGGGKKPFRQKGTGRARQGTSRSPIMRGGGTVFGPHPRSYEIKVNKKEMKAALRCALTDKLRENKLFLVDSLEIETPRTKDFLKVAAALGLNDALLVTEGFPENLYLGVRNLHDYKVLPVDGLNVYDILSYDQLVLTKPAYDQIIEVLG
- a CDS encoding 50S ribosomal protein L23, which codes for MNHTDVIKRPLITEKATFMKEVGNAVAFEVDRRANKNVIQEAVEKLFNVKVVEVRTMVVPGKTKRRGRVEGRRPSWKKAVVTLKEGDTIEFFEGV
- the rplB gene encoding 50S ribosomal protein L2, producing MGIRKYKPTSPGVRQKSVLTNEELTKKAPEKALTVSLNQTGGRNNHGHTTSWLQGGGHKRKYRIIDFKRTKADVPAKVAAIEYDPNRSARIALLHYADGEKRYILWPVGLAVGDTVVAGSTADIKPGNALPIRNIPVGTLVHNVELKVGKGGQIARSAGSVVQILAKEGQYAHLRLASGEVRLVFIDCMATIGQVGNLDHEKVSLGKAGRNRWLGVRPSVRGVAMNPVDHPLGGGEGRSSGGRHPCTPWGKPTKGHKTRKNPSTDRYIVKRRSK
- the rpsS gene encoding 30S ribosomal protein S19 encodes the protein MGRSIKKGPYIEEGLQRKVTKAIATGDKKVIKTWSRRSTITPEMVGYTFAVHNGRKFMPVFVTENMVGHKMGEFSPTRTFHGHSGDRKAKVKK
- the rplV gene encoding 50S ribosomal protein L22 — its product is MEAKATLKFTRIAPRKARLVVDLIRGKKLSEAQAILKLAKKASAVTIKKVLDSAVANAGQTGVIDVDTLFIKQAFVDGGASLKRFRPAPMGRAHKYKRRTSHITIVVDEA
- the rpsC gene encoding 30S ribosomal protein S3, with the translated sequence MGQKTHPFGFRLGVIKTWRSRWYSEKEYAQYLHEDLRIRKFVKDRLIHAGVSSVEIERKASRVHVIIYTARPGIVIGKKGAEIENLKKDLKKYSSKEVSVTIQEIRRPETDAQLTAENVAMQLERRIAFRRAMKKTVLSSMKLGAKGIKIQVSGRLGGAEMSRTEWYREGRVPLHTLRADIDYGFAQAKTTYGIIGVKVWIYKGEVLPMAASVSASKSE
- the rplP gene encoding 50S ribosomal protein L16, with translation MLSPKRVKYRKMMKGRRAGNANSGNALNFGDFGVKALEAGWLTARQIEAARIAMTRFIKRGGKIWIRVFPDKPITRKAAETRMGKGKGNPEEWVCVIKPGRVLYEIEGVDEATAREALRLASHKLPIQTKFLSREE
- the rpmC gene encoding 50S ribosomal protein L29 gives rise to the protein MKAKELRELAVEELRQKEQQLRDEIFRLKMKRSANALDNRMLIRNRRRDLARVATFLGQKAEKKAE
- the rpsQ gene encoding 30S ribosomal protein S17, with product MEPRGIRKSKVGLVVSDKMDKTVVVRVERLVPHPVYKKYVKKRTTYKAHDEKNEYSIGDRVEIIETRPISKGKRWRVARLIERPAVR
- the rplN gene encoding 50S ribosomal protein L14, producing MIQMQTMLDAADNSGAKRLCCIKVLGGSKRRYASVGDIIVVSVKEAIPHGKVKKGDVYKAVVVRTTKETGRNDGSYLRFDQNSAVLINPQGEPVGTRIFGPVARELRGKKFMKIISLAPEVL
- the rplX gene encoding 50S ribosomal protein L24, which gives rise to MSEMTTTQIHKNDIVKITAGKEKGKVGRVLKVDREKMKVFIEKINMVKRHTKAGKTNPQGGIIEKEAPLAYSNVLIMCDKCNKPTRIKMVVEPNGDKHRACKRCGDPLETKKK
- the rplE gene encoding 50S ribosomal protein L5 translates to MPRLQDYYKSDVVPKLKDKFGYKNPMEVPKVEKVIVNMGLGEALENVKIIDSAVQEIGIITGQKPIVTKARKAISNFKLREGVPIGVKVTLRRDRMFFFLDKLMGIALPRVRDFKGVSPNGFDGRGNYTLGVKEQIIFPEIDYDKIDKIKGMNITIVTSARTDEEGLELLRLLGMPFRA
- a CDS encoding type Z 30S ribosomal protein S14, whose protein sequence is MAKKSLIAKCNRTPKFSVRKYNRCVRCGRPRAFYRKFQLCRICLRQLALNGELPGVIKASW
- the rpsH gene encoding 30S ribosomal protein S8, whose protein sequence is MPINDHISNLIARVRNAQVARFDQLELPSTKVLENIAQILKEEGFIKNYRVASDGKQPVLRIFLKIVPDNGYAIKGFKRTSKLSRRVYVGKDHIPVVKSGFGISIITTSRGVMTGEKARKMAIGGELLCEVW
- the rplF gene encoding 50S ribosomal protein L6, with product MSRIGKMPIAIPAGVKVSVADGIVTVTGKNETLSCAVPEQIQITIAEGSAVVSIATPEAGNLYGMFRTILANMVKGVTEGFTKVLEIVGVGYKAEAKPGALHLALGYSHPVVFPLPTGIKAEVEANTVIKVSGVNKELVGETAARIRRLRAPDVYKNKGIRYRGERLIKKVGKAGGK